From Rhodovastum atsumiense, a single genomic window includes:
- a CDS encoding IS5 family transposase, with protein sequence MVWTDITRPKYRRDGLRYASDTTDAEWAVIAPLLPPPAGCGRPRETSLRGVINALFYIAQSGCQWRLLPKDFPPFTTVQRYFYAWRDSGLWQAINHVLLMQVREAAGREASPTAGVIDSQSVKTTEAGGPRGYAAEKMVKGRKRHILTDTIGLPVAMIVHSANIQDRDGAPLLLESIRSSFPWLRHVFADAAYAGEKLRTALDSIGTWTLEIIKRSDAAKGFVLLPRRWVVERTIAWLNRNRRLAKDFEATTESAVTWLYIASVKLMSRRLAAT encoded by the coding sequence ATGGTCTGGACCGACATCACGCGACCGAAGTATCGGCGCGACGGGCTGCGCTATGCAAGCGACACCACCGATGCCGAATGGGCGGTGATCGCGCCGCTGCTGCCGCCGCCAGCGGGGTGCGGACGGCCTCGCGAAACCAGCCTGCGAGGGGTGATCAACGCCCTCTTCTACATCGCCCAGTCCGGCTGCCAGTGGCGCCTGTTGCCCAAGGATTTCCCGCCGTTCACCACGGTGCAGCGCTACTTCTACGCTTGGCGTGACAGCGGGCTGTGGCAGGCGATCAACCACGTGCTGCTGATGCAGGTTCGCGAGGCGGCCGGCCGCGAAGCCAGCCCGACTGCGGGCGTGATCGACAGCCAGTCGGTCAAGACCACCGAGGCTGGCGGCCCCCGCGGCTATGCGGCGGAAAAGATGGTCAAAGGCCGCAAGCGGCATATCCTCACCGACACCATCGGCCTGCCGGTGGCAATGATTGTGCATTCGGCAAACATCCAGGACCGCGACGGCGCGCCACTGTTGCTGGAGAGCATCCGCAGTTCATTCCCCTGGCTGCGCCATGTGTTCGCCGATGCTGCCTACGCGGGTGAGAAGCTGCGCACGGCCCTGGACAGCATCGGCACATGGACCCTCGAGATCATCAAGCGGTCCGACGCAGCCAAGGGCTTCGTCTTGTTGCCACGGCGGTGGGTTGTCGAGCGGACGATCGCGTGGCTGAACCGCAACCGGCGCCTGGCCAAGGATTTCGAGGCCACCACGGAAAGCGCCGTGACCTGGCTCTACATCGCCAGCGTCAAGTTGATGTCCCGTCGCCTCGCCGCGACTTGA